A single region of the Saprospiraceae bacterium genome encodes:
- a CDS encoding DUF4252 domain-containing protein, with protein MKKLLFLLALAALPVLCFAQNKAIKEFYQKYSQYDNLLDIKLQGGLLNLVANKTIENGDKEVVRKIAAIRVLIMEDGQTVKKEDYNQLIQSAQSDAYEALIKVRDGNDHIEILVREENNSITNVLLLINGENNFVMLSLEGKLQFSDLNNIDLDVQGGSFFKRIPEKRKA; from the coding sequence ATGAAAAAGTTGTTATTCTTGTTGGCCCTTGCGGCCCTACCCGTCCTATGTTTTGCTCAAAACAAAGCGATTAAAGAATTCTACCAGAAATACAGTCAATACGACAACCTCCTGGATATCAAATTACAAGGTGGATTACTGAACCTAGTAGCCAATAAGACCATTGAAAATGGCGACAAAGAGGTTGTCCGAAAAATAGCTGCTATCCGGGTATTAATCATGGAAGATGGCCAAACTGTCAAAAAGGAAGATTATAATCAACTGATCCAATCGGCCCAAAGCGATGCTTATGAAGCATTAATCAAGGTTAGGGATGGCAATGACCATATTGAAATTCTGGTGCGGGAAGAAAATAATTCGATCACCAATGTGCTCTTGCTGATTAATGGTGAAAATAATTTTGTCATGCTCAGCCTGGAGGGCAAACTCCAATTTAGTGATTTGAATAATATCGATCTGGATGTGCAAGGGGGCAGTTTTTTTAAGAGAATACCTGAGAAGAGGAAGGCGTAA
- a CDS encoding DUF4252 domain-containing protein: protein MKCMFVLLCLGAVSSLSAQANAIDKYFKQYVDNQDFSVVYIGPTLFKWMKKLGQDENSDKKDKETEAVIKAIEDAEGLRILSTDITPRKFYDEAKSKINTKEYELLMTVRSKDGDNVEFLGKHNGDVIEELLLLSIGKENFVLLSLVGILNLDKISKIADEIKE, encoded by the coding sequence ATGAAATGTATGTTCGTGCTCCTTTGCCTAGGAGCCGTAAGTAGCCTTTCCGCACAGGCCAACGCCATCGACAAATACTTTAAACAGTATGTTGATAACCAGGATTTTAGTGTGGTCTATATCGGCCCTACCCTATTTAAATGGATGAAAAAATTGGGGCAGGACGAAAATAGCGATAAAAAAGACAAGGAAACCGAAGCCGTTATCAAGGCCATTGAAGATGCCGAAGGGCTTCGAATATTGTCTACTGATATCACGCCACGAAAGTTTTATGATGAAGCCAAAAGCAAAATCAACACCAAGGAGTATGAGTTATTGATGACCGTTCGGAGTAAAGATGGCGATAATGTTGAATTTTTAGGGAAACACAATGGCGATGTTATTGAAGAATTATTACTCCTTTCTATTGGTAAAGAAAATTTTGTCTTACTCAGCCTGGTAGGCATTTTAAACTTGGATAAAATTTCCAAGATTGCAGATGAGATTAAAGAATGA
- a CDS encoding phosphatase PAP2 family protein, with amino-acid sequence MLEHNRPILHWWRHNRLFWIAFSLFFILGGILLMLINKGDAILYFNGQRSPWGDLFFAYFTKAGEQFAYLALLLILLFVQYRYALILPLIGLSVTLVSALSKYIFSHPRPALYFQQEGLLGLIHPVAGVALHGGNTSFPSGHTMSAFALYTFLALSLAYKRSLSLVFLLFAVLVGVSRIYLVQHFLEDVVTGAAMGAAIGVLWYHWQYRLFPMPHPWADKKLTFFFNKKSAKT; translated from the coding sequence ATGTTAGAACATAACCGGCCTATCCTCCACTGGTGGCGGCACAATCGACTTTTTTGGATAGCCTTTAGTCTTTTTTTTATCCTGGGTGGCATTTTACTAATGCTTATCAACAAAGGAGATGCTATTCTTTATTTCAATGGCCAACGCAGCCCATGGGGAGACCTCTTTTTTGCTTATTTTACCAAGGCCGGAGAACAATTTGCCTATTTAGCTTTACTGCTGATATTACTTTTTGTTCAGTACCGTTACGCCCTTATTCTGCCCTTAATTGGGTTATCTGTTACCTTGGTCAGTGCGCTTAGTAAATATATTTTTTCTCATCCACGACCAGCTTTATACTTTCAGCAAGAGGGATTATTAGGTCTGATTCACCCGGTAGCAGGGGTCGCACTGCATGGAGGAAACACCAGTTTCCCATCGGGCCATACCATGTCCGCTTTTGCCCTTTATACCTTTTTAGCCTTGAGCTTAGCATACAAAAGGAGTTTGAGTTTGGTCTTTTTGTTGTTTGCCGTTTTGGTGGGGGTGTCCCGCATTTATCTTGTCCAGCACTTTTTGGAAGATGTAGTGACTGGCGCTGCCATGGGTGCTGCCATTGGCGTCCTGTGGTACCATTGGCAATACCGACTGTTTCCTATGCCTCACCCTTGGGCGGATAAAAAGCTGACCTTTTTTTTCAATAAAAAAAGCGCAAAGACTTAG
- a CDS encoding LptF/LptG family permease, whose product MMKLKQLDRLMITSFIPPFIVTFMIAVFVLLMQILWLYIDDIAGKGLGFFLLIELLAYKCVGLIPMALPLAILISSVMVLGNLAEHYELSSFKSAGVPLLRVMQPLVIFGFVAVVFSFLCANYFIPIANLKFGSRMYDVQRQKPALRLDEGVFNDDFQGYSILIGKKGGNGSEIKDVMIYDHQDANKGQLSQIIAKEGQMFMTNDGAYFVMNLENGHQYMETSPTASANQNRSFPFVRTSFKSWTKMFDLGEFDISRTDEELFKQNRSMMTISQLRVAIDSIALKIKEREINSANQLANYFSILKIDSTFLRAEMAKAKARNDSLTRAEEMKYDSLQRIIEQKKEAEDSTKVNQHANAIKNTKPKPKPSPVNEARKKAIENAKNQAKANAKPSVPKERNELLPEDTTLTFSEAYAQIPIYHQRTIFTKAKSSVRAIQSQAESASRIIVNMKESSVKHIYELYTKYSMAVVCFIFVLIGAPMGAIVRKGGFGYPILVSILFFMLFVVLTIFCRKIAESFLVSAEVAAWMPCMILFPIGAFLTYKAMIDAKLIDTDKYLAFFAKLWKKKEKTPMPKTEI is encoded by the coding sequence ATGATGAAGCTAAAGCAACTCGATCGGTTAATGATTACCAGTTTTATCCCGCCATTCATTGTGACGTTCATGATTGCGGTGTTTGTGCTGTTGATGCAGATCTTGTGGTTGTATATTGACGATATTGCAGGAAAAGGCCTTGGTTTCTTTTTATTAATAGAATTATTGGCCTATAAATGTGTGGGTTTAATCCCGATGGCCTTACCACTTGCCATTCTCATTTCCTCCGTCATGGTATTAGGCAACCTGGCAGAACATTATGAATTATCCAGTTTCAAGTCGGCAGGGGTGCCTTTGTTGCGGGTGATGCAACCCCTAGTAATCTTTGGTTTTGTAGCGGTGGTGTTCTCCTTTTTATGTGCAAACTACTTCATCCCCATTGCCAATTTGAAGTTTGGATCCAGGATGTATGATGTGCAAAGGCAAAAACCGGCATTGCGCTTGGATGAAGGGGTGTTCAATGATGATTTTCAGGGCTATTCTATCCTCATTGGCAAAAAAGGAGGAAATGGTAGTGAGATCAAAGACGTCATGATCTACGACCATCAGGATGCCAACAAAGGACAACTTAGCCAGATCATTGCTAAAGAGGGGCAGATGTTTATGACCAATGATGGAGCTTATTTTGTAATGAACCTGGAGAATGGCCATCAGTATATGGAAACGAGCCCAACTGCTTCTGCTAATCAAAATCGCTCCTTTCCCTTCGTTCGCACCTCTTTTAAAAGTTGGACCAAGATGTTTGATTTGGGAGAGTTTGATATCAGTAGAACGGATGAGGAACTATTTAAGCAGAATAGAAGTATGATGACTATTTCTCAACTGAGAGTAGCCATCGACTCAATTGCCTTAAAAATCAAAGAACGAGAGATAAATAGTGCTAATCAATTAGCTAATTATTTTAGTATTTTAAAGATAGATAGCACCTTTCTTAGAGCAGAAATGGCCAAAGCTAAGGCCAGAAATGATAGCCTGACCCGCGCGGAGGAAATGAAATATGACTCACTGCAACGGATAATAGAGCAAAAAAAAGAGGCCGAAGATTCGACAAAAGTGAATCAGCATGCTAATGCCATTAAGAATACCAAGCCTAAGCCCAAGCCCAGCCCGGTGAATGAAGCGAGGAAGAAGGCTATCGAAAATGCGAAAAACCAGGCCAAAGCAAATGCTAAACCATCGGTGCCCAAAGAAAGGAATGAACTCCTTCCTGAAGATACAACCCTTACTTTTTCGGAAGCCTATGCTCAAATCCCCATTTACCACCAGCGGACCATTTTTACCAAGGCGAAATCATCCGTTAGGGCTATTCAAAGCCAGGCCGAATCAGCCTCCAGGATTATTGTCAATATGAAGGAATCCAGCGTGAAACATATTTACGAACTCTATACCAAGTATAGCATGGCAGTGGTTTGTTTTATTTTTGTGCTGATAGGGGCGCCGATGGGCGCTATTGTTAGAAAAGGTGGGTTTGGCTATCCCATCTTAGTATCTATTCTATTCTTTATGCTTTTTGTCGTGCTTACGATCTTTTGTCGAAAGATCGCCGAAAGCTTTCTCGTCTCAGCAGAGGTGGCCGCCTGGATGCCTTGTATGATCTTATTCCCCATTGGCGCATTTTTAACCTATAAGGCCATGATTGACGCCAAATTGATAGATACCGATAAATACCTGGCTTTCTTTGCCAAGTTGTGGAAAAAGAAAGAAAAAACACCCATGCCCAAGACCGAAATCTGA
- a CDS encoding RNA polymerase sigma factor, producing MSLQYYKTHILPISQKLFRFAFRVVGDQAEAQDIAQEVLIKVWHKREDWPQIENIEAWCLKMTRNLSIDKLRSKHRRTQDIDGVFHLQDAAATPLETVEHNDTIGHIRQLMEGLPENQRIVMQLRDLEELTYKEIMDTLEMTMPQVKTNLFRARNKVKQLLNKEGNGQAHYSSIAR from the coding sequence ATGAGCCTGCAATATTACAAAACGCACATCTTACCGATCAGTCAGAAGCTTTTCCGCTTTGCTTTTCGCGTGGTTGGAGACCAGGCTGAAGCGCAGGATATTGCGCAAGAGGTGTTGATCAAGGTATGGCACAAGCGGGAAGATTGGCCCCAGATTGAAAATATTGAGGCGTGGTGCCTGAAGATGACCCGGAATCTGTCTATTGACAAACTGCGGTCAAAGCATCGGCGGACCCAGGATATTGACGGGGTTTTTCATTTACAGGATGCGGCAGCCACCCCCTTGGAAACAGTGGAACACAATGACACCATTGGGCATATCCGTCAATTGATGGAGGGATTGCCAGAAAATCAGCGAATCGTCATGCAATTGCGGGATTTAGAGGAGCTGACTTACAAAGAAATCATGGATACCCTGGAAATGACGATGCCCCAAGTGAAAACGAATCTTTTCCGGGCCAGAAATAAAGTCAAACAATTATTAAATAAAGAAGGCAATGGACAAGCACATTATTCCAGCATTGCTCGATAA